The Propionispora vibrioides region GTAGATAAAAAAGAGTACTGTCTGGCTATTACAAGCAAAGCGGAAAATAGTGAAGATATGATTGGGGGTATTAAAGAATTTAAAAAAAGATTGATAAAATCCAATGAAGAGGAACAACAATTATTAACGTTAATGACAGAGTATCTTGCCGGTGGTGAAGAAATCATTCAACAGGCGCAAAAAGCGGGACAGAAAATAAGGGAGGACGCGGTACGAAGCCTTGAAGCCCAGCAACGGCGCTTGTTTGAATTGCAGCAAATGCGCGATGATGTGTATAAAAAGCTTGATAGCATCAAAATGGCATTGCAGCAGGTGGCGGACTTTAATAATATAGACTTTTACAACTTCAAGGAGGAGGGATGATGGAGCAATACGTAGGCGATAATAAAAACCTGGCCAGGTGGACAGGGATTGTGACTGAAACAGAGCCTCAGCAATATATGGGCCAAGTGCTTGCTATAATAAAACTGCATATGGAGGCAGCCACGCAGCGTCGAAAACTGCTGGAAAGAGTTTGCGACTATATTAATGATATTCCCGATTATCTTACAGGTCGGGCGGAGCAGGAGGCAGCAAGAATCATTAGCGAAGCCCAGGCCTTTGCTGAAAAAAAAGAACAAGAAAAAATTAAAGTGATGAAAAAAATCGAAGGCCTGGAGAAAGAGATGGCTGCTTTACAGGCTGAAACCCGGAGTCTTTTAGCAAAAGCGGCAGGTATTCATCAAGGAAAACGGAGTCGTACCGCTAAGGAAAATAGTAATATAGAAAAGTTAAGTTTTCTAAGGCATTTATGGAGTTAGATCATTGACCAATATCCAAAAAGAATAGCAAGATAAAAAGCAAGGCTTTGAAGTATAAGCCTTGCTTTTTTGTGGTTGAAGAGTCGACAGTATCCTCCCTATTTCACGGGCATTTATTATGCGCAAAAAACATAATGTCACATAGAATAATCATAGGGAGTGATGAATAATGGAAAAATACGTGGTAGTACACCTGACTACCCACCGTGCCTGTTATTTTGAAAATGACCAATTAATTAAAGAATATCGTGTAGGCAGCGGAAAATCGGAAACACCTACGCCGCCAGGCAGCTATAAAGTTGTCGAAAAGTTGGTTTTTAAAAACCAGGGTGATATAGATTTTGGTTCAAGAAGACTTGTTTTATCATCAGATAGAACCTGTCTCCACGGCTCCTGGAACGGCCCGGTAGAAGGGTATGTTTCGGGCGGCTGTGTGCGGATGTACAACCCAGATATCGAGGAACTTTTTGAAAAAGTGGATGTCGGAACTCCGGTCATTATGATATAATATTGCTTGATTCCGATGATTGTCCCATCAACCACTAACAGCATATTTAAGAATTTACTCCGCCTTTCTTACAAGCGGAGTTTTCTTTCATTTACTGTCCCACAGAGATTTCAGTAAAAGAGGTATACCCTGCTGAGCCCCCAATAAGACAAAGCACCCATACTAGAATCAAAATTACACCGAAAAGAGATGAATACCGCATGAAAGATCAACTAAAATTTATAACTGCTATGCTTATTTTTGGCACTATCGGAGTGTTTGTTAAAAATATAAATCTGCCGTCTCTGGATATTGCCTTTTTACGAGCTGTCATTGGCTGTGTATTTTTAATATGTGCAGGCTTTATCATGGGACAAACATTTTCGCCTACGATCATAAAGAAAAATATACGGATACTTTTACTTTCCGGTGCTGCCATCGGTTTTAACTGGATACTACTGTTTCAAGCTTATAAATACACAACAATAGCTAACGCAACACTGAGCTATTACTTCGCCCCTATGTTTGTCATGATACT contains the following coding sequences:
- a CDS encoding L,D-transpeptidase → MEKYVVVHLTTHRACYFENDQLIKEYRVGSGKSETPTPPGSYKVVEKLVFKNQGDIDFGSRRLVLSSDRTCLHGSWNGPVEGYVSGGCVRMYNPDIEELFEKVDVGTPVIMI